gaattaataaaTCTATGTAAAAAGTTCATCAAAAAAATCTATGTAAAAAGACACAAGTATAATGACCAATAAAATGGAAGAAACCAAGCAATGAACAATAGGAACCCCAAAATGAGCAAGGAATATACTAATTAATAAGTCGTGCATTAAGTGCTTTGCATTCTTGGATAATTTCATCCTCATCAAGAAGCTCATCCAGTGTAAAGTTATCCTTGTCCAAAATGGTCTCGACCTGAAACCACACGCAAGAGAAAACAAACTAGCATTAAGATGAGCATGCAATTTCTGTTATTCTTGAAATTATAGTGCTAGTATCAGGGTGGAAAATGGATTATATATAAAATCCCAAAATCACACAAAGTTCATGCATGTCATATCAATTGTAAATTGCATGAGTAAAATTGGAGATTCTTTCCACAAGTCTTTCCCAAGGCAAAAGCTCCCATCATATAAGTTTCTCGACACTCAAAATCATTCCTTCTAACGTGTTAGGGCAACTCTAACAACAATATCAAGCTATGCAGCATCTAACTTTCAAATTGACTACAAGAATATACAGCTAAACTACACTCACAACATATGTAAAAAAAACCTCTTAAAAATTGTTACACTTTCTTTTCAGTTCATCCCTTTTGCGTTGCTTCATTTCTTCTTATGGAAAAGTCCCCACAACTTTCTTTAACCCTCATCCAcacattttttctctttttaatatCATACATACAATTTAAATGTCACTCTTTTTGCAATGCATCATTATTGTAGTTTCAAAGGGGCTTGGATTACACTTATAGACGGTCATCGAGACTTCAAAATTTCTGAATTAGTGCCTAGTAATGTAATGATACCACAAGGTCAGACAATTTCTATACACTACTCCAAGGAATTCTGCCCATACACTAAATATAATGTGAACAACCAACCGGTCCGTAATCCCACAAAAAAAATGGAGTTTTAACTAAATTTAAAGtgcaataaatattttaaatcatGTAAAGAAAGTCAAAGAAGAACGTAAGATTAATGATGGAGATTAAAAGAGGATAATGCTAAAGTTTTCGCCAAAAAAGTTGTTGAAAATGTTGATTGGGAGATGACTTCGGGTACAGAAGATACTTtgacaaagattaaaacttgcATCACTCAAATAACTAAGGAGATCTTAGGAGAATCAAGGAGTTGTTTCTTGGTAAAGAAATATACAACATGGTGGAATAAGTACGTCAAGGCAGTTATCACAGAAACAAAGAAATTGCTATCTTGCATAAAGAAAATGCAGAAATAAGGAAAACTTAGCCATGTATTAGGAAAAACAAAACCATGACAAATGTAGCCGTTTGCGAAGCAGAACTAAAAGCTTTTATAAAGGTATATCTTTGTACAGATAACATCCCCTAGCTCTTGTTTTAGTTCATGGAGCAACCTCATTCATTATTGTGTCTGTTTCCAAAGAAACTACCCCAACTAAAAATCTTTTCTCTAAAATTCTAAACATGGTGCAATTTGTTCCAACAGCAAGAAGAGTTCACCAAGAGCTTAGACAGTAAATATTTCATCCTCAATAGTTCACAAACAGCATAGATGCATTGTTATCTCtcatgtttatttgttttagttCATAAAAGCAACCGCATATTTTTATCGAGATAACGCTTTGGCATTGGGGTTGTTTTATCTTAAAATCATCTCAGCAATAGCACCAAAACATAACTTTCAACTTTGCTTTTCCTAAAGAATGAGTTTCAATTTGGGAATCAAACAGCAATAAAGCAACAAAAGTATGTACTCCCTCCACCCAAAAACCCtttacatatttatttgtcatgcATTTTTCCTCTACAAGTTTTCTCTCGTGCTTAATCATcatagttttaaaatattttccatGAAAAAGCGAATGATAATTAGTTTTCTGTCTAGCGGTTCAATGAAAAACTATCAAGTTAAGAAGAACAAATAGAGAAGGATGAAATTTGGAAGAGTGGAAAAAAAATTCCTAACTTTGGAGGGAAATATTAGTGAAGGATGTAAAACATTTTGCACCCAGATTTTCTAATTTCTAATTAAATCTCTTGTTGAACAACAAACAATCTTCTCCATACCACACACCCCTTAAGTAGATATAAATGATCGCTTTAACTAATATGCAAACAATGCCTAATCATAAATTAGTTACATAAGAtcaaataatcataatataagAAGGAAAAATTGCTGGATTTTAGTAATTTACAAACAGGGGAAAGGGAAAAGAACCATAATAAATTCAGTTCTACTCCAAATGAGTTtcatgagaaaatataaaagaaattacACCAAAAATCAAATTCCCCGCATGAGCCACAATTAAACTGACACTGATAAGTAATGAAACTAGTATCATTCGAccaatttcctcaaaaatatgagaaaaaataaaattaaacaaaaaaaacttgttattcaacataatgaaataaaaatcgGATCTAATCAAACCGGGAATCAATATACTCACCGGAGACGCAGTAGACAAACCCGCCATACGCCAAAACATTGTAAAATGCCCTTTAAATTCGAACTTAGATCTATAAATATAACAACTGAAAATCAAGATTAAAGAACCCTAGAAACAATCAAAAATCAACGCCTCAAAAAGCCCCTATAATTAATAATGATCAATcaattagggttttgaaattagaaagaaaaaaatattttagatttgAAGATATGGCAAGGAAGAGAGAGATAGCGCCGATCCCCAACCCAACAACGCCTTGCAAATATGAAATtagattttcttttctttttatttttcttttatttttcttttttcttaatttttccctTTTGAGTTACGAATCTCCACTAGGATTTCATTTTGAGCTGCTCTAGTCGCTCCCGTTAGAACGGTCTCAAAACAAaagtttatatactaataattgtattaattgatttatttaactcatatataaAGAACGCTTCACAATGAGACCATCTCACATGCAAATTTATGTTTCATTATGTATTTACTATAAGAACACATgttaagaaattgaaaaacaatATGTATATTCTCTTCTCGTTTCAATATTATTGAGTaacaataacactaataataataataataataataataataataataaataataaaatttaagaataaaattttATCTATTCAGTGGAGCAAgtttgaaataatttaattCTCTTCTCATTTCAGTATTATGTTTcacttttattttagttattatttattaataaatgtaTATAATAGTGTATGTAGTCTgatttaacactaaaattaaaaaaaaccaaaaacaattgaaattttttaaaatgggCCAAATTGTTTTAGACAtcaaattgaattgaattgttttaatttactccaaaaaaataaattaccttAAACAATGATTAGTCAAAGTCGCAAAGGCTATAAATGATTGTTGTTAGATACATCAATAACTTTTATGAAACAATTACCATTTTACTAGATAGTTACCCGTGTCATAtttaaattgaataaataattttaatatgctATATAATTTCAATTAGTGATATAaaattatcatataataaaGTTATAATTATCATACATTACAATTAAATTTGATGCAATATATAGTACAATTCAAAAgtgaatgtttttattattaacaaatacaaaatatgaaattgtaaaaatatcattaatataGTGACATTTGGTACCATTGTTCTACAATCGTCAAATACTCTAAAATGAATAACGctgcaaataaaataaaattgttattattagcacaaataataacatacttataatattactTAATTCAAATACCGATACTTGGATATggaattcatttgaaaatttaaatttaatcgAAATTAAATAtccgataaatttaaaacttaaaatttgaatttaaccAATTCTaatacttattttataaatagtttaaaattattaatgacaATACAAACCTCTTATCATTCTCAAATAATGAAAGCACAAATCATCTCCTTTTTCcccaaaataattttcaagttgcttttgaaaacaaataatttattttagatttccaaatagaaataatatttactaaacacaacaatttaatttataaatagtttaaatttataaatagtttaaaattattaatgacaATACAAACCTCTTATCATTCTCAAATAATGAAAGCACAAATCATCTCCTTTTTCcccaaaataattttcaagttgcttttgaaaacaaataatttattttagatttccaaatagaaataatatttactaaacacaacaatttaatttctcCCTTATTCACCTTCTCTCCTTCAATAACAAcaccttttaatttttaaaagatcCCAAACatgaaattttgaaataatttttcatatatgATATCATCTTTAGACACACATGTATCATCTATTGTATGTTAATATGCAATGCCATAATTTGAAAAGAGCAAAAGCTAACAAAACTCTTAAAAGCGTTCgttaacaagaataataatatatttgaaaaaattaattagaaaacaaaataaaaatagatataatactcataataaattttaaaacgtaatttagtgatagattataattttattttatattagatAACATATCTTATTAAAAAAACTCAGAAGCGTTCGATAGCAAGATCCTTTGACGGAATAACAAAATCTATTCAACTTAAATGACATACTCATTTTGATTAGAATTAGTTGATAAACTTCTTGTTTTCACGCCGTCCAATTTGACATTCTCACTCTGGTTGAAACTAATTAATATACTTTTTGTTTTTACGCCATCCAATTTACTAATTTGATCTACGATTTCTTTAGTTACACATaaccaataattataaaaagttaatattgtgaaaatatacattaagatgaatcgAACAAGATCATTTATCATTCCTCTAGAACAAAGTTAAACGGTATTGATTTATGAATTATATAGCAGTTACTATGCAAGTGTCGCAACTAATTCCGCCTACATGTAGTATTAGCTTCCATAGACCAAGCAATACATGATGGAGTTGATGTGCTTCTCCTCTCCCTAGTAGGAGATGCTGGGAAATAACGGTCCTTTTCCCTTTATATATAGGCAAtgtaggaaaatttgaaaaaaataagataaataaacaacttaattcaaaaaataaggttcgtgaaaacttatttcccaaaataagcgtccgtacatccaagtcTAGTCTCGGGATaagtcgctgttattaacagcgaaagagaaaaaaaaaagaaaaataaaaaccccaaagtcgctgttagtaacagcgactttaaggttaactgataacttcttaatctcgtaggttggaatgaggaagtaactgagaactgaaaacttaaaaaacattaagtcgctgttactaacagcgacttaaaaaaaaaaaaagaaaaaaaaattttttttttaagtcgctgttactaacagcgactttggggtttttatttttctttttttttttcctctttcgctgttactaacagcgacttatcccgaggctaggcttggacgtacggaagcttattttggaacATAAGTTTTTCCGAATCTTATAATTggaattaagtagataaataatctcatttatttcaaattttcggcAATGTAGCACCTTGGGTCATGCCAATTGCAGCCATAGTGAGGTTGCGGTCGGAAGAATGGTCATGAACCGGATTTTAAGGTCATTATTTATAGCACTCAACTATTGGATTAACTAAGGATGGTTATGGGTCCAAAATCTATTAGACCCGCTTCGCACTCGCCCCTACATTTAGGGTTTGGATTCAATTTTTTTGAGATTTAGTAGATTCGATTCCGGTAGTCCACAAAATAAATGGGTCTAGGTCTTGGTCTAGGGACTTCAAACTCAAACCCGATCCAAACCCTCTTTCTGGACTCATTTAAGACCCAGACCTGCCAGACCTATTCAAGATCTTCTCTAACTCaacctattatatatatatagccctaaatcatttttaaatccatcataaatttatttttgtaatttatttggaCACAATTTAGACATATATAAAACTCAGACCCATTTACTAATAAAGcctttaaaatgtaaaataatttaagtatgaATAATTGAATTAAGACCCATTTAAGACTCTACCCTAGACACATCAAACCTGATAGTTGGCGGGTCTAGGTGCGAATCCAAAAATTTCAAACCCTAAGGTATGAATTTAGGTATAAATCCACCAAAAATTATTGGGTCTGGGCACAGGTCCAATTGGACtcgacccatgaccatccctctATTAACGAACAACATTTCCATGTATGGGGGATTAATTACTAAACAATTCCAAACTCATTAAAGCGAAAGCATCAATTccatttatttgaattttcctTACATGATCTTACCAATGCTCAATAGTGAGCCTTTACACAATTCATTTACACCAAAACAAGAACCTTTACATACATATTTTGGGTGTTTCTGGTGTCAAATCCTTGAACACTTGAAGTCTATTAAACCTCTTAGATGGCTCAGCATTAACCTTGACAGATTGAACATTCATGAACaaattttcatcaaaatcaTGTAACTTTTGCTGTTCATCTTCCTCAACCATATCAGCCCAGCTTTTCTTACCTTCTTTTCCATCCTTCCTATGTAAACACTGCTCGTTTACGCCACTTTCCGATGCAGACAACTTAGAGTGACTTAACTTAGTAGCTGGAGCAGGACTAGACTCCTTGTGAGCATCAGAACAATCCCAAGAATGCTCAAACCGGAGTCTGCGAGGCACACATCTGTATGGTTCGGGTTTAGGATTTCCACTGTTGACCAAATCGAAACTTTTGTGGGGCTGAGAAAATGGACTGTTGGGTATCCCTTGTTTCCAGTTCCCATGGTGTAGGAAGCTTGAACATCTGTTGGGTTGTGTGAATGGAGTACTCCTGGTGATTCGTCGTGCAGGAACTGGTGATGTATATGTTCTGTTCCAACTATCTTCTGTGAGAAGAACTCCATCTGTGAAATAATCAACTTGTCTCCTGTTGCTTTCACCGCGATTTTGATTTTCCTTTTCCTCCTCGGGCCAAGATTTAGCTTGTTGAGTTTCGGTTTCAGCCAACAGTAAGGATGCCCGGTCAAAGGACTTGGCGTAGGACTCATCCATCTGTCCGTGGGGGGCTGAATCGCGGATCACTTGTAAAAGAAACTTTGCTTCAACTATCTTGTTCCTACAGATCAAGCAGATTGCAAGATTGCACTGTTTGTTCTTATCTGCTTCTATCGATAAAGCTTTCCTAATGAAAGTGAAAAACCGATACTTAGGTACATAATATGCAAACAAAAACCGATACTTGGGTACatcatatgcaaaaaaaaaaaaaacgatacTTAGGTAAATCATATGCAAACAAAAACCGATACTTGGGTTAGATAgcacaataatagaaacttttaacaTAATAGACATGTTCAATGGActcgtctcatggtgaaacgGTCTTATACAAGAGGGGCTGAACAAAAATTGCTCATGCTCGACACCTCGAGTACATATGTGTGTACAAATTACCTGTAATAATCTTCAGCAGTTTTATAATCATTTTGTTGCAAGTAAGCCCAAGCCAAGTTGCCTAAAATCCTGATAAGTTAAGGTATGAAGTAAGTAAGAAGGTTCTAGAATGAATGTAATTATGAAGACAATGTGAAAGATGACATCCCACCTTGCATATTCTTGTTCAACTGTTATGTGAACCTTCTTACCCTGAGATCTTGCCAGTTTCACTCTTTTTCCTGCAAAAGCATTGCCTTCTTCGAGTCGCTTTAGTTTCAGCTGAAGAATCTCGATCTGCTCTTCTAGCCTTCCTGAGCGCTACATAGTCGGGATACATGTAGGTGTAGCATAAACAAGGTATCTCAAATATGCAAGAACAGTAAAAATCATCTCTTAAATATCTCAGCCTTATTCCCAGGAATCCCATTTGTTATAAAAGTTCTTTGGTATGCTTTTATGCTCATTCTGACTAGTGCTATACCATAGCAAACGTCTTGTATGGACATAGTCCATACTATTTGAGTGTGCACTGACCTAAAAATAGCAAATAGTGAGGACTGAGGACTAACACCATACAAGAATTTAGTACCTTTTCAGGCtgatgtgcacactttataagtcattgccatatggttttgggatggtatctcTGTGGCTTATGTAGTGTGTGCACCTCATGTTCCCCTGATTATATGCTGGTATTGATAATAAGTCCAGCTCAATTTAACATCCCTCCCCTTTACTTCCCActtttcccttcctttccctttcaTTGCGAACCATATGGCTTCATAGAAAATGACTAACCACTAACCACGAAAAACTCATAGAAAGTGTGAGTAGCTGTTGAGCTCTACCACAAATGATTGGAATACAAACCAAGCAATATAGGGACTCCAAGTCTTTTATGCAAAATAAGGTAGGCACTCGATCTCACGagtgataaatttgttattgagCTTGAACCCAACAAGACCCACACAAGAGGAGAGTTAACTGCAAACAAGCCCGATGAGGTTCCATCTCAAAATCAATTGGTTTTAGAATGGAACCTTATCGGGTTTGTGTGTGGTCAACTGTCCTCTTATGCAACTCTTGTTGTGTACAAGctcaataacaaatttatcaacaaGGAGTAAACTAACTTCCTTAATGAAAACAATCAACATAAGTGTAGGTGGTGCAACAAGGCTTACCTTGTAGAGTTCAACTAGAACATTGTCAAGAGATTCTTGGGAATCAGGGGTGCAGAGATGACGAAATGATTTAATAGCCTCGATAGCTTCATTGGACCGATCCAATTGCTTCATCACAACTGCCATGTCCTTCAAGGCACTATCAACATGATCACCTGAATTTATAGCATTCCAAAACAAGGCTACTGCTTTGTTTGGATCCTTGTCTATCAGCTGTGCACCCATCAAACAAGATAACCCATCATCAAGATTTtccaaaattgttaaaaattcAGTAAACTAAGCTTAGTGAATCAAAGATGCACAAATTCAAGATAAATTGTTGATAAAAACATGACATCCTATGTGAATTATATTCCATCACACTTTGATCCCATGTCATTATCCATATAATAATCCTCATTGGCTCTTTGCTTAATATCCAAACAGGACACTATGGAATCATTAAACTTCTATGACAAATCATATACTCCCTCTTTCTCATTGGAATTGCaacaatttcctttttaatccGTGATCCGTCCCATAAAATATGCTACAATTCTATTTTTGGCTTTGATCCACCCACTTTCTTTAATTCTGATCAATACATTTAACtcatcttttcattttatccacACGTTCATGCTACCTTGCCCATAAAGCACAACCTTTTGCACACCCCTTAAAAACACCTAAGTTGTACTTGTTACAATTCCTATGGGATGGAGGGAGTAATACATCCATTATCCATACAATGACTAATTCTTGCACATTAATTGCTCATTCATATACTTATGATTCACTATGGATTTTGAGGGTAGATTCTAATGTCCTTTTTGTGTCACTAGTTTCAAATGATATGGCCAAATGTACACCCCCTAATTGCTCATTCATATACTTGTAACTCACTATGGATTTTGAGGGTAGATTCTAATGTCCTTTTTTGTACTAGTTTCAAATAATATGGACAAAAGtacccccccaaaaaaaaaaaaaagtccaaGCTTCACTAACAAAACAATTTACCAAACCCCATGTTTTTGGTACATAAACGAGAAAATCCCCAAGGATTTGAAATGCTTGGTTCAATTTCTGAAGATTTACCTTCACAATattaaagatttaattttttCCTTTGCATTGAAGAAAATCTTGATGGGTAAAACATCAAATAAGAACACTCTACAATaacatatttaataaataataaatgcaaaaattaacaaaaaaaatcccCCTTCAATTTGTAATTCAAGAAAGATGAATTCAGTATAAAACCCAGAAACATACATGATCAAGAATTAGCACCAAAACAGAGAAACCCAtcaagcattaaaaaaataaaaacaaaattaagaaaagaagaaagaaaaacccAGAAACCTGAACATGTTTAGCCTTGACATAAGGAGAATCACCAGAAGGAACTTTATGAATAGCATGAAAATTATTATTAGGACTGTTCTTCTTGTTTTTTGAATCCTCTGTCATCCATTTCTTTGACGATAATGGAGGTTTTGACTTCCATTTTGAAGGAGGGGTATAAAATCCGTTCGCCATTGACGCTAAATTATCGACCCTTCTTGCTTCCGTCAACATTTTGGATTAACGGCGTTAAATTGGTGTTTTGATAGTTATTTAGTTAGAGAGTTGATCAAGAAACAAGTTTGTTTCTGTGATTCAAACTGAAGGAGAGATAGATTGAGGATTGATTACGGAGGAAAGTTTGGAAGGAAGATAGAAAATTGGCTCGaaagtaaattcaaaaaatgataTAGCCGTTAATATTTGAGTTTTGCCGTCCGTTGCTGAATTTATATAGACTTCGTTGAAGAATTGAATTgatattaagcttttttttttttttttaatgagctCGTATTGTATGAAACCGTCTTTTTAGTATATTTAATATGTTTGTATGAGATAaactcatataattagtttatttttctaattaatcactttaagattgtatgtttactttaaggttataagttatgattttaagattataaaaagtgaCAACTTTTAAATTGTCagtaataattttaagataataaATGTACCTTAGGTCAGCCTAATAAAATTGATCTAATCTTGAGATCGTCTCATttcaaaatttgtgattttaaaTAGACTTTGATTTTGGTAGATCATGTATGGCTTTTTCTTGCAAGAAATTTGGGTGGATTCTCTCTTACCCTTCAGGCTTCTCTAAGCAAATTGTTTGAAGCTTTTTAGTCAAACAATGGCAAATCTATAGAAATAAGATTTGATAATTTATTGAtaagaaattaatattatatttatattgcaTTTCTTTAGGACGTGACTAAGGAGAAAACTAATTGGAGAAATTAAATTTGTGATTTATTGTTTGTGTCTGTATGTTTAttatctattattttgtggTTTTTTTAGTCTTATGTAATTATGCTTGTCTTGTCTTGTTTTGCATTTTTTGCCAAGTCTCTCTTTCATTTGCAAGTCTTTATCGAAGTCTTTTGGGACGCAATCTCCTTTCATAAAGATATGGTCTGTTATCTTCTTTTCTCGTCACACTTTGATCATAGCTGTTATGAGAGAGATACAGTgagtatgataatgatgatgacgacgaATTCATGTTAAATATCAACCGACTATGAATTTAAGAACACAAGTGTTTTGAAGCTTGAATCATTTTGTTTCTCAGGTGAAATTCGGGCTTACTTTTCAAAATTAGATTTgtgattaagtttaatatttaaaatttttatttgagatATGAAccatattataaatatatgtggtggatatttatcaaaaaaaaaactcttatagGCCTATTCACCATATATCATATATCATATATCATATACTCAATAAAATTAGTTTAAGTGTGCTTTGCTCGATCGTGCGAACATAC
This genomic stretch from Amaranthus tricolor cultivar Red isolate AtriRed21 chromosome 9, ASM2621246v1, whole genome shotgun sequence harbors:
- the LOC130823946 gene encoding protein POLLENLESS 3 is translated as MLTEARRVDNLASMANGFYTPPSKWKSKPPLSSKKWMTEDSKNKKNSPNNNFHAIHKVPSGDSPYVKAKHVQLIDKDPNKAVALFWNAINSGDHVDSALKDMAVVMKQLDRSNEAIEAIKSFRHLCTPDSQESLDNVLVELYKRSGRLEEQIEILQLKLKRLEEGNAFAGKRVKLARSQGKKVHITVEQEYARILGNLAWAYLQQNDYKTAEDYYRKALSIEADKNKQCNLAICLICRNKIVEAKFLLQVIRDSAPHGQMDESYAKSFDRASLLLAETETQQAKSWPEEEKENQNRGESNRRQVDYFTDGVLLTEDSWNRTYTSPVPARRITRSTPFTQPNRCSSFLHHGNWKQGIPNSPFSQPHKSFDLVNSGNPKPEPYRCVPRRLRFEHSWDCSDAHKESSPAPATKLSHSKLSASESGVNEQCLHRKDGKEGKKSWADMVEEDEQQKLHDFDENLFMNVQSVKVNAEPSKRFNRLQVFKDLTPETPKICM